In a single window of the Streptacidiphilus sp. P02-A3a genome:
- a CDS encoding TniQ family protein: MTAAPRTLPVRLDPLPGEALDSWLEALAVRLNTPLGDVRSHLGLPVRSRSGDHLRDIPPDWTIALREQESTALARASGLNSTAITAMTLAHYDQRALRIDLDRRHVNRRVLWGRGRGSRFCPDCLADSGGRWKLTWRLGWAFACPLHRRLLGGLLPEVRPRPAGAAPLRLDGPPVSATAENGPV, encoded by the coding sequence GTGACAGCCGCCCCCAGAACACTCCCCGTCCGACTGGACCCCCTGCCCGGCGAAGCCCTCGACTCATGGCTTGAAGCCCTGGCAGTGCGCCTGAACACCCCACTGGGCGATGTCCGTTCACACCTCGGGTTACCGGTGAGGAGCCGATCCGGGGATCACCTGCGGGACATCCCGCCCGACTGGACGATCGCGCTGCGGGAGCAGGAATCCACGGCCCTCGCTCGTGCCAGCGGGCTGAACTCCACCGCGATCACGGCCATGACACTGGCCCACTACGACCAACGGGCCCTTCGTATCGACCTGGACCGCCGGCACGTCAACCGCAGGGTGCTCTGGGGGAGGGGACGAGGCTCACGGTTCTGCCCGGACTGTCTGGCGGACTCCGGCGGCCGCTGGAAGCTCACCTGGCGTCTGGGGTGGGCTTTTGCTTGTCCTCTCCACCGACGCCTGCTGGGCGGATTGCTGCCCGAGGTGCGACCGCGTCCAGCGGGAGCGGCCCCGCTCCGGCTGGACGGTCCCCCAGTGTCGGCAACGGCTGAAAATGGGCCGGTCTGA
- a CDS encoding ATP-binding protein: MTGTTGMPSPANLALSRKEDFKAFAEAPRRTRPEQLTMAQIAALSLAAKAEYDLLRREWHANLGPIKTPQLSDLHEDLWDIVDSNLQDGDKAKGAVAVDAFPGLGKTTSVLAFLQEFHCREIAERGELTAQGHERLPVCRVGLTGNTGMKDLNRAMLEFFGHPGSNRGTTAQLGRRALDCMLSCEVRLLALDDLHFLKWQRTNGIEVSNHLKWIANEFPVTLLMIGVGLADKGLFSEGGATGDAVMAQTGRRTTRLGMRPFTIETEKNRREWRQMLLTLEQRVVLADKHPGMLADDLSDYLFARSTGHIGSLMTLINRGCQRAVRNGQESLSRDLLDGVKNDEASEQARKELEAALEKRKLTSRPRTTRKKAA; the protein is encoded by the coding sequence GTGACCGGCACGACAGGCATGCCCAGCCCGGCGAACCTGGCGCTGTCGCGGAAGGAGGACTTCAAGGCGTTCGCCGAGGCCCCGCGCCGCACCCGGCCCGAGCAGTTGACCATGGCACAGATCGCGGCGCTGAGTCTGGCTGCGAAGGCTGAGTACGACCTGCTGCGACGCGAATGGCACGCCAATCTCGGACCGATCAAGACACCGCAACTTTCCGATCTGCACGAGGACTTGTGGGACATCGTCGACAGCAACCTGCAGGACGGCGACAAGGCCAAGGGTGCCGTCGCGGTCGACGCCTTCCCCGGCCTTGGCAAGACCACCTCCGTGCTGGCATTCCTCCAGGAATTCCACTGCCGGGAGATCGCCGAGCGAGGTGAGCTCACTGCCCAAGGACATGAGCGTCTGCCCGTTTGTCGCGTCGGCCTGACCGGCAACACCGGCATGAAGGACCTCAACCGCGCCATGCTGGAGTTCTTCGGGCACCCCGGCAGCAACCGTGGAACCACCGCTCAACTCGGCCGGCGAGCCCTGGACTGCATGCTCTCCTGCGAAGTCCGTCTGCTCGCTCTCGATGATCTGCACTTCCTGAAGTGGCAGAGGACGAACGGCATTGAGGTCAGCAACCACCTCAAGTGGATTGCCAACGAGTTCCCGGTCACCCTGCTGATGATCGGTGTCGGACTGGCCGACAAGGGACTGTTCAGCGAGGGCGGAGCCACAGGCGACGCCGTTATGGCCCAAACCGGCCGCCGCACCACGCGTCTGGGCATGCGGCCGTTCACCATCGAGACGGAGAAGAACCGCCGGGAATGGCGGCAGATGCTGCTGACCCTGGAGCAACGCGTGGTCCTGGCCGACAAGCACCCCGGCATGCTCGCCGACGACCTCTCGGACTACCTCTTCGCTCGCAGCACCGGCCACATCGGCTCATTGATGACGTTGATCAATCGAGGCTGTCAGCGGGCCGTCCGCAACGGTCAGGAATCGCTCAGCCGAGACCTGCTGGATGGCGTGAAGAACGACGAGGCATCCGAGCAGGCCCGCAAGGAACTCGAAGCCGCATTGGAGAAGCGGAAGTTGACCAGTCGGCCCCGGACCACCCGCAAGAAGGCGGCGTGA
- a CDS encoding DDE-type integrase/transposase/recombinase — MSGAGVRVGVGARFRYDGETVEVVEMAATTAGNEVVLRDGRGRFLRLSLAQLLFSDRAVIIPDGDGPSTDDDVEIASVVLGHLDSTARNQVLERAEHVRELMTGYRSGSAELARSGEPRSAYAPGCPWEARYAAKADELGVSLRTVKQWVADFRRDGEAGLAPKKHATGMPQVAGDDRWIETALEVMVEHTGESKPSRTMVISRTRARVIARFGPDVVPQPSRATAFRLLSELERRHPLFRLSTKRNRDIADRPDGVYGKLRPTRPGEYLVMDSTRLDVFAFDPLTLRWVQAELSVGMDWYTRCITGIRLTPVSTKAVDVSAVLYQSFRPRPAGHDWPEHAVWPEHGIPRTVLVDVGMAEGPGLASPPLVPETLVVDHGKVYVSEHLTSVCRRMGISIQPARLRTGRDKGPVERFFRTIREDLLQALPGYKGPDIHSRGERPEDEAFFFLDELETIIREWTAMVYHLRTHSGLLDPGLPGMRMSPAKMFEHGMARAGYIEVPRDPDLAFEFLETKWRTIQHYGVEIDRRRYNGSGLNACRNLKSPYDGPGKNSWPFQVDPDDITRIYFRDPDTRRWHTLLWEHAPSVQMPLSEEALVFARKLAASRYRYPDDRLAVADLLERWSIGLGTTLPERRMALRLSREQAAIELPETETVISLPSVRKALGAAPDTTEPELPERAETGDDDEADLEDLIDEDDFYEDALEDV, encoded by the coding sequence ATGAGCGGGGCCGGTGTCCGTGTGGGCGTAGGCGCGCGCTTCCGCTACGACGGCGAGACCGTCGAGGTAGTGGAGATGGCCGCGACCACGGCGGGCAATGAAGTGGTCTTGAGGGATGGACGGGGGCGCTTTCTGCGTCTGTCGCTTGCACAACTTCTGTTCTCCGACCGTGCGGTCATCATTCCTGACGGCGATGGGCCGTCGACGGACGACGATGTAGAGATCGCATCAGTGGTCCTTGGACACCTCGACAGCACGGCAAGGAATCAGGTGCTGGAGCGGGCTGAGCATGTCCGCGAGCTCATGACGGGCTATCGGTCCGGAAGTGCGGAGCTTGCCCGCAGCGGGGAGCCCCGCTCCGCCTACGCTCCGGGCTGCCCCTGGGAGGCCCGGTATGCCGCGAAGGCCGACGAGTTGGGGGTGTCGCTTCGGACCGTGAAGCAGTGGGTTGCTGACTTTCGTAGGGATGGAGAGGCGGGGCTCGCCCCGAAGAAGCACGCAACTGGTATGCCGCAGGTCGCAGGCGATGATCGGTGGATCGAGACAGCGTTGGAGGTGATGGTTGAGCACACGGGCGAATCCAAGCCGTCGCGCACCATGGTCATTTCACGGACGAGGGCGCGAGTCATTGCCAGGTTCGGTCCGGATGTGGTCCCGCAGCCGAGCCGTGCAACGGCGTTTCGACTGCTGTCTGAACTAGAGCGTCGGCATCCGCTGTTCCGCCTGAGTACGAAGCGCAACCGCGATATCGCGGATCGGCCGGACGGGGTCTACGGCAAGCTGCGTCCGACCAGGCCGGGCGAATACCTGGTGATGGACTCCACCCGGCTGGATGTCTTCGCCTTCGATCCGTTGACGCTGCGTTGGGTGCAGGCCGAACTCAGTGTCGGTATGGACTGGTACACCCGCTGTATCACCGGGATCCGGCTCACGCCGGTGTCGACGAAGGCGGTGGACGTCAGCGCGGTGCTCTACCAGTCCTTCCGGCCACGCCCAGCCGGGCATGACTGGCCCGAACACGCGGTCTGGCCCGAGCACGGCATCCCCCGCACGGTGCTGGTGGACGTCGGAATGGCCGAGGGCCCGGGGCTCGCCTCTCCGCCGCTGGTGCCGGAGACGCTGGTGGTCGACCACGGCAAGGTCTACGTGTCGGAGCATCTGACGAGCGTCTGTCGCCGGATGGGGATCTCGATCCAACCAGCGAGGCTACGAACGGGCCGGGACAAGGGCCCCGTCGAGAGGTTCTTCCGAACTATCCGCGAGGACCTGCTGCAGGCGCTGCCCGGCTACAAGGGCCCCGACATCCACTCCCGGGGCGAGAGGCCGGAGGACGAAGCGTTCTTCTTCCTGGACGAGTTGGAGACGATCATCCGTGAATGGACCGCGATGGTCTATCACTTGCGAACCCACTCCGGTCTTCTCGATCCGGGTCTGCCCGGGATGAGGATGTCCCCGGCGAAGATGTTCGAGCACGGCATGGCGAGGGCCGGCTACATCGAGGTTCCCCGGGATCCGGACCTCGCCTTCGAATTCCTTGAGACCAAGTGGCGCACGATTCAGCACTACGGCGTCGAGATCGACCGCCGTCGCTACAATGGCTCCGGGCTCAACGCCTGTCGCAACCTCAAGAGCCCCTATGACGGCCCGGGCAAAAACAGTTGGCCGTTTCAGGTCGACCCGGATGACATCACCCGGATCTACTTCCGGGACCCCGACACCCGGCGATGGCACACGCTGCTTTGGGAGCACGCTCCGTCTGTGCAGATGCCGCTGAGCGAGGAAGCCCTGGTCTTCGCGCGGAAGCTGGCGGCTTCGAGGTACCGCTACCCGGATGACCGGCTCGCAGTCGCTGACCTGCTGGAACGCTGGAGCATCGGGCTGGGAACGACGTTGCCCGAAAGGCGCATGGCCCTGCGGCTCTCCCGCGAGCAGGCGGCCATCGAGCTGCCGGAGACCGAGACGGTCATCTCGCTTCCCTCGGTACGCAAGGCCCTCGGAGCGGCCCCAGACACGACGGAACCCGAGCTGCCGGAGCGGGCGGAGACCGGGGATGACGACGAGGCCGACCTGGAGGACCTCATCGACGAGGACGACTTCTACGAGGACGCGCTGGAGGACGTGTGA
- a CDS encoding TnsA-like heteromeric transposase endonuclease subunit, whose amino-acid sequence MDSSDTTVSVRRRNGEAVESLDWAVATIELLRSAVPWRTFRWYKGQKHYSGTYWCATVRDHVIYESRLELTRLLFADFDPVVQDVRAQPFLLKAMVEGKVRRHVPDYLLITEQGPVVVDVKPSRRLDQPEVAFVFEWTRQVVESRGWQYEVWSEPPAAELENIRFLAGYRRDWLFSPELLDELRRAELDGVSLGEAVHSVPGRPEPHVRAALHHLLWNRDLHTDLTRPLSSQRVLRVLA is encoded by the coding sequence ATGGACAGTTCTGACACCACGGTGAGCGTTCGCCGTCGGAATGGCGAGGCTGTCGAGAGCCTAGACTGGGCCGTAGCGACCATTGAGTTGCTGAGGTCAGCCGTGCCGTGGCGAACGTTCCGCTGGTACAAGGGGCAGAAGCACTACTCAGGCACCTACTGGTGCGCGACGGTGCGTGACCATGTGATCTACGAGTCGCGCCTGGAGCTGACTCGGTTGCTCTTTGCCGACTTCGACCCGGTCGTGCAGGACGTCAGGGCCCAGCCGTTCCTGTTGAAGGCCATGGTCGAGGGGAAGGTCCGCAGACACGTCCCGGACTATCTGCTGATCACCGAGCAGGGGCCCGTGGTCGTGGACGTAAAGCCGAGCCGGAGGCTGGACCAGCCTGAAGTGGCCTTCGTCTTCGAGTGGACCCGGCAGGTGGTGGAGTCCCGGGGATGGCAGTACGAGGTCTGGAGCGAGCCCCCGGCGGCAGAATTGGAAAACATCCGGTTCCTTGCCGGTTACCGGAGGGATTGGCTGTTCAGCCCTGAGCTGCTGGATGAGCTCCGCAGGGCTGAGCTCGACGGAGTCTCGTTGGGCGAGGCTGTTCATTCGGTGCCGGGTCGGCCGGAGCCGCACGTACGCGCCGCGCTCCACCATCTTCTCTGGAACCGTGATCTCCATACAGACCTCACGCGACCTCTCAGTTCCCAGCGCGTATTGAGGGTGCTGGCATGA
- the dnaB gene encoding replicative DNA helicase — MTDLPYDDDAPPPDEEWPPPPEPGSSGPGDRLPFKRAGGTPADRASYGSGSGRGGGGGSGGGRSNNDTYEEKSAAAAYERVPPQDLAAEQSVLGGMLLSKDAIADVVEVLKPDDYYRPAHEMIHSAILDLYARGEPADPITVASELVKRGEITRVGGPSYLHTLVNSVPTAANAEYYAEIVHERAVLRRLVEAGTRIAQMGYAAEGDVDEIVNAAQAEIYAVTEARTSEDYAPLGDIMEGALDEIESIGSRSGQMTGVPTGFADLDALTNGLHPGQMIVVAARPAMGKSTLALDFARSCSVKHKIPSVFFSLEMGRNEIAMRLLSAEARVALHHMRSGNMTDEDWTRLARRMPELNDSPLYIDDSPNLSMMEIRAKCRRLKQRSDLRLVVIDYLQLMQAGGSRRPESRQQEVSEMSRNLKLLAKELELPVIALSQLNRGPEQRTDKRPMVSDLRESGSIEQDADMVILLHREDAYEKESPRAGEADLIVAKHRNGPTATITVAFQGHYSRFVDMAQS, encoded by the coding sequence ATGACCGACCTGCCGTACGACGACGACGCCCCGCCGCCCGACGAGGAGTGGCCGCCCCCGCCGGAGCCCGGCAGCTCCGGCCCCGGCGACCGGCTGCCGTTCAAGCGGGCCGGCGGCACCCCGGCCGACCGGGCCTCCTACGGCTCCGGCTCCGGCCGGGGCGGTGGCGGCGGTAGCGGCGGCGGGCGGAGCAACAACGACACCTACGAGGAGAAGTCCGCGGCCGCCGCCTACGAGCGGGTCCCACCGCAGGACCTGGCCGCCGAGCAGTCGGTCCTCGGCGGCATGCTGCTCTCCAAGGACGCCATCGCCGACGTCGTCGAGGTGCTGAAGCCGGACGACTACTACCGCCCGGCGCACGAGATGATCCACAGCGCGATCCTCGACCTCTACGCGCGCGGCGAACCGGCCGACCCGATCACCGTCGCCAGCGAGCTGGTCAAGCGCGGCGAGATCACCCGCGTCGGCGGCCCCTCCTACCTGCACACCCTGGTCAACTCGGTGCCCACGGCCGCCAACGCCGAGTACTACGCCGAGATCGTGCACGAGCGCGCGGTGCTGCGCCGCCTGGTCGAGGCGGGCACCCGGATCGCGCAGATGGGGTACGCGGCCGAAGGCGACGTGGACGAGATCGTCAACGCCGCCCAGGCCGAGATCTACGCCGTGACCGAGGCGCGTACCAGCGAGGACTACGCCCCGCTGGGCGACATCATGGAGGGGGCCCTGGACGAGATCGAGTCCATCGGCTCCCGCAGCGGCCAGATGACCGGTGTGCCGACCGGCTTCGCCGACCTCGACGCGCTGACCAACGGGCTGCACCCGGGCCAGATGATCGTGGTCGCGGCCCGACCCGCCATGGGCAAGTCCACGCTCGCCCTGGACTTCGCGCGCTCCTGCTCGGTCAAGCACAAGATCCCGAGCGTCTTCTTCTCGCTGGAGATGGGGCGCAACGAGATCGCGATGCGCCTGCTGTCGGCGGAGGCCCGGGTCGCGCTGCACCACATGCGCTCGGGCAACATGACCGACGAGGACTGGACCCGGCTGGCCCGCCGGATGCCGGAGCTGAACGATTCTCCGCTCTACATCGACGACTCCCCCAACCTGTCGATGATGGAGATCCGGGCCAAGTGCCGCCGCCTGAAGCAGCGCAGCGACCTGCGCCTGGTCGTCATCGACTACCTCCAGCTGATGCAGGCGGGCGGCTCGCGCCGCCCCGAGAGCCGCCAGCAGGAGGTCTCCGAGATGTCGCGGAACCTGAAACTGCTGGCGAAGGAGCTGGAGCTCCCGGTGATCGCGCTCTCCCAGCTGAACCGTGGCCCGGAGCAGCGCACCGACAAGCGCCCGATGGTCTCCGACCTGCGTGAGTCCGGCTCGATCGAGCAGGACGCGGACATGGTCATCCTGCTGCACCGCGAGGACGCCTACGAGAAGGAGTCCCCCCGCGCGGGCGAGGCCGACCTCATCGTCGCCAAGCACCGCAACGGCCCCACCGCGACCATCACCGTCGCCTTCCAGGGCCACTACTCCCGCTTCGTGGACATGGCCCAGAGCTGA